TCAGGGCCATGCCCCACCAGGTCCGGGTGAATCCGGTGAGGTCGCGCCGGTGTGCCCACGGCCACCACACCGCGCAGGCACGGCCCAGCAGGTGCCCCTGCGGCACCCAGCCAAACACCCGCCCGTCGCCGCTCTGGCCGCTGTTGTCGCCCAGGCAGAAATAGTGCCCCTCGGGCACCACGCTGAATTCCGGCGTCTCCAGCACGCCGTAGCGCAGCGGGGGCAGGTACAGCAGCACCAGATGGCGCACCGTGTTGAGGGCCTCATGGCTCAGCCCCCCGCAAGTCTCCAGCACCTCCTCCGGCGTCATTTCGTCCACATCCCGCCCCGCCACCGCCGGATGGAAACGCCGCATGTCGGCGTACAGCTTCTTCACCGGCCCGTGCTCGGGGTTCAGGATGTCCAGGGGCTGGTTGTCCTTGGCCAGCTTCAAAAACTGGCGCAGCAGCATGTCCTTGTCCGGCACGAACTCCGTGGTGTAGCGGAGGGTTTCCCGCAGTTCCTCCGGCGGCTCGACGGGTTCGCCATTGATGAGCAGTTTCCCGTCCTTGATGTGGACCCGCTCGCCGGGCAGCCCCACCACCCGCTTCACCAGCACGGGATGCGCCGCCTCGGGGTCCACGGCGTGGAACACGACAATGTCCCAGCGCTTTGGCCCGCCCCAGTTCCACAGCCGCCACGAGGTGAAGGGCACGCGCGGCCCGAAAAGCCACTTGTTCACCAGCACGCGGTCCCCCCGGAAAAAGCGGGGGTCCCCCTTCAGCGTGGGCTCCATGGACCCGCTCGGGATGGTGTACTGGTCCACCAGGCAGCCCTTGACAAAAAAGACGGCGAGGATCAGCCCTGTCCAGGAAAAGAGGTTGCGCCAAGTCCACGGGCCCGTGACGGTCCGCAGCAGCGCCGCCCATTTGGGGCCGCGCCCCCCGGAACCGTCTGGGACACAGGCGTTAATTGCCGTCCTCCTCGGTCACGCGCAGCAGGGCCATGAAGGCCTCCTGGGGCACCTCCACCGTGCCCACCTGCTTCATGCGTTTCTTGCCTTCCTTCTGCTTCTCCAGCAGCTTGCGCTTGCGCGTGATGTCGCCGCCGTAGCATTTCGCCGTCACGTTTTTCCGCAGCGGCTTGATCGTCTCGCGCACGATGATCTTGCGCGAGATCGCCGCCTGGATGGCTATCTCATACTGCTGCCGGGGGATGAGTTTCCGCAGTTTCGAGGCCAGCGCCCGGCCAAGGTAAACCGAATTGTCCCGGTGCACGATGGTGGACAGGGCGTCCACCACGTCGCCGTTCAGCATGATGTCCAGTTTCACCAGGTCGCCCGGACGGTTCCCGATAATCCGGTACTCCAGCGACCCGTAGCCCCGCGTGTACGACTTCAGCTTGTCGTAGAAGTCAATCACGATTTCCGCCAGGGGCATCTGGTACACCGCCATGCAGCGCCGCCCGTCTATGTAGTCCACCCGCACATGGACGCCCCGCTTCTTCTTGCACAGCTCGATGACCGTGCTCAGGTACTGCGTCGGGCACAGGATGTCCGCCTCGATGTACGGCTCCTCGATCATCTCGATCTCGCCCGCAGGCGGCATCTGCGACGCCTTCTCGATCACCGTCACGTTCCCGTCCGTCGTCGTGATGGTGTAGGCCACGTTCGGCATCGTCGTCACAAGGTTCAGCCCGAACTCCCGCTCGAGACGCTCC
This portion of the Candidatus Hydrogenedentota bacterium genome encodes:
- the lepB gene encoding signal peptidase I, whose product is MDQYTIPSGSMEPTLKGDPRFFRGDRVLVNKWLFGPRVPFTSWRLWNWGGPKRWDIVVFHAVDPEAAHPVLVKRVVGLPGERVHIKDGKLLINGEPVEPPEELRETLRYTTEFVPDKDMLLRQFLKLAKDNQPLDILNPEHGPVKKLYADMRRFHPAVAGRDVDEMTPEEVLETCGGLSHEALNTVRHLVLLYLPPLRYGVLETPEFSVVPEGHYFCLGDNSGQSGDGRVFGWVPQGHLLGRACAVWWPWAHRRDLTGFTRTWWGMALIYGLPGLLAAFEGWSLVRARRQRRGRGETSRHT